Proteins encoded together in one Vibrio lentus window:
- a CDS encoding acetoacetate--CoA ligase codes for MHENNKPVWQPSEQRIADANLTQFIDSLNQQAVLGRELQNYADLHQWSVEHPESFWQNVWQFCEMVGSQGDDTKTQRESRWQKPKSNRDAVWFPNAQVNYAENLLHSAKTLPNELAIWFENERGEQQSYTWQTLCEEVSSVQQWLVECGVQQGDVVAAYTPYLPQTVIAMLATTSLGAIWTSTSPDFGVESVIERFGQVKPKVLFTCDGYTFNGKTFDMTDKNRQIIEHLNELKQVCEIGYLKPTRDLEKNDLKKNKVEHDVSIQSWQNIINHYQPKPLEFIRVGFNEPLFVLYSSGTTGKPKCIVHSVGGTTINHLKEHQLHCDIKPRDRVFYYTTCGWMMWNWHVSSLASGACLVIFDGSPVYPQPNVLWDLAQRADVSTFGTSAKYLEAIEKAELSPIDSHNLPKLRTLCSTGSVLYPEQFDYVYKHIKQDLHLASISGGTDICGCFVLGNPISPVYRGECQQAGLGVDIKVLNSSGHKVNHERGELVCTNSLPNFPVGFWNDTGERYHSTYWDKFDNVWHHGDEVAQSEHGGYLFYGRGDTTLNPGGVRIGTAEIYQQVNTIEGIVDSIAVGKDVDRNEQIWLFVQLQQDVSLDETLLTAIRSKLKSSCSPRHVPSQIFSISDVPKTRSGKLVELAVKQVINGKSVENLGAIANAEVLEEIKRVVSL; via the coding sequence ATGCACGAAAACAATAAGCCAGTTTGGCAGCCCAGCGAACAGCGCATCGCAGACGCCAACTTAACCCAATTCATTGATAGCCTTAATCAGCAGGCCGTACTCGGGCGGGAATTACAAAACTATGCGGATCTCCATCAATGGTCTGTGGAACATCCAGAGTCGTTTTGGCAGAACGTATGGCAGTTTTGTGAAATGGTCGGCTCGCAAGGGGATGACACCAAAACTCAACGTGAGAGTCGCTGGCAGAAGCCGAAATCAAATCGCGATGCGGTTTGGTTCCCGAATGCTCAAGTTAACTACGCCGAAAACTTGCTGCATTCAGCAAAAACGTTGCCAAACGAGCTTGCGATTTGGTTTGAGAATGAGCGTGGCGAACAGCAAAGCTACACATGGCAAACCTTGTGTGAAGAAGTATCTAGCGTTCAGCAATGGCTCGTGGAGTGTGGCGTACAACAAGGCGATGTGGTCGCCGCTTATACCCCTTATCTGCCACAAACCGTGATCGCAATGCTAGCGACCACCAGCTTAGGCGCGATTTGGACATCGACTTCGCCTGATTTTGGCGTCGAGAGTGTGATTGAGCGCTTTGGCCAAGTGAAACCCAAGGTGCTATTCACCTGCGATGGCTACACCTTCAATGGAAAAACGTTCGATATGACGGACAAAAACCGTCAAATCATCGAGCACTTAAACGAATTAAAACAGGTGTGTGAGATCGGTTATTTGAAACCGACTCGTGATTTAGAGAAGAACGATTTAAAGAAAAACAAAGTTGAACATGATGTGTCGATCCAAAGCTGGCAAAACATCATTAATCACTATCAGCCAAAACCTCTTGAGTTTATTCGTGTCGGCTTCAATGAACCGTTGTTCGTGCTCTATTCCTCCGGTACCACCGGAAAACCAAAGTGTATTGTTCACTCGGTTGGTGGCACTACCATCAACCACCTAAAAGAGCATCAGCTTCATTGCGATATTAAACCGAGAGATCGCGTGTTCTACTACACCACTTGTGGTTGGATGATGTGGAACTGGCACGTATCTTCGCTCGCGAGCGGTGCTTGTTTGGTGATCTTTGATGGCAGCCCAGTTTATCCGCAACCTAACGTTCTGTGGGATTTAGCGCAGCGAGCTGATGTATCGACATTTGGCACTTCAGCCAAGTATCTAGAAGCGATTGAGAAGGCAGAGCTCTCGCCTATCGACAGTCACAACCTTCCTAAATTAAGAACACTGTGCTCGACGGGTTCTGTACTCTACCCAGAGCAGTTCGATTACGTCTACAAACACATCAAGCAAGACCTGCATTTAGCGTCCATTTCTGGCGGCACGGATATTTGTGGCTGCTTTGTTTTAGGCAACCCTATCTCGCCAGTGTATCGCGGAGAGTGCCAACAGGCAGGGCTCGGGGTCGACATCAAGGTGTTAAATTCGTCTGGTCACAAGGTCAATCATGAACGTGGCGAACTGGTGTGTACAAACTCCCTACCCAACTTCCCTGTTGGCTTCTGGAATGACACCGGAGAGCGCTACCACAGCACTTATTGGGACAAGTTCGATAATGTGTGGCATCACGGTGATGAAGTCGCACAGAGCGAACATGGCGGCTACCTGTTCTACGGGCGAGGCGACACCACACTCAACCCCGGTGGTGTGCGAATTGGTACTGCCGAGATCTACCAGCAAGTGAACACCATTGAAGGCATTGTGGATTCCATCGCCGTAGGTAAAGATGTCGACCGCAACGAGCAGATTTGGCTGTTTGTCCAACTGCAGCAAGATGTGAGTCTAGACGAAACGTTACTCACAGCCATCAGAAGTAAACTCAAATCCTCTTGTTCACCAAGACACGTGCCAAGCCAGATATTTTCGATCAGCGACGTGCCAAAAACACGCTCTGGCAAACTGGTGGAGTTGGCGGTAAAACAGGTGATTAATGGCAAGAGTGTAGAAAACCTTGGTGCCATTGCTAATGCCGAGGTTTTAGAAGAGATAAAGCGCGTTGTTTCGCTTTAA
- the phhA gene encoding phenylalanine 4-monooxygenase — MTQYHSKPVSQEGWVEWSLEEDAIWHDLVKRQLDVINDRACDAYLHGLTLLDLPLDRVPQLPEINKVLMETTGWQVQPVPALIDFDRFFDLLANKKFPVATFLRTRDEFDYLQEPDFFHEIFGHCAMLTNADFATFTEHYGKLGQAATPKQRAYLARLYWFTVEFGLVKEGDRLKIYGGGILSSPAETMYALGGDLAVRERFDLQTVLRTPYRIDIIQPKYYVIDELSELFKISQENLIQQADLAIDEGLLPPLFEPKEPTHVE, encoded by the coding sequence ATGACTCAATATCATTCTAAGCCCGTGAGCCAAGAGGGATGGGTTGAGTGGAGCCTCGAAGAAGACGCCATTTGGCACGACTTAGTGAAAAGGCAACTGGACGTCATTAACGACCGCGCATGCGATGCCTATTTGCACGGTTTAACCCTGCTGGATCTGCCATTAGACAGAGTTCCCCAGCTTCCAGAGATAAACAAAGTGCTAATGGAAACAACAGGTTGGCAGGTACAGCCTGTGCCTGCGTTGATCGATTTCGACCGTTTCTTTGATTTGCTCGCCAATAAGAAATTCCCAGTGGCGACATTTCTGAGAACGCGAGATGAGTTCGATTACCTACAAGAACCTGACTTCTTTCATGAAATTTTCGGCCATTGTGCCATGCTCACCAATGCCGATTTTGCGACATTCACTGAGCATTACGGAAAACTAGGCCAAGCAGCCACACCTAAACAACGCGCGTATCTGGCCCGTTTGTATTGGTTTACGGTCGAGTTCGGTTTAGTAAAAGAAGGCGATAGGCTGAAAATCTATGGCGGCGGCATTCTTTCGTCTCCGGCGGAAACCATGTATGCGTTGGGAGGGGATTTGGCCGTTCGTGAGCGGTTCGATCTGCAAACGGTTTTGAGAACCCCTTATCGCATCGACATCATACAACCGAAATATTATGTGATTGATGAGCTGTCTGAGCTCTTCAAAATCAGTCAGGAAAACCTAATACAGCAAGCTGATCTCGCGATAGACGAGGGATTACTACCACCACTTTTTGAACCCAAGGAACCAACACATGTTGAATGA
- a CDS encoding 4a-hydroxytetrahydrobiopterin dehydratase, producing MLNEQKCEACSIDAIALSKDEQQSLLLELSDWQVIERDGIPQLEKVFKFKNYKQAWAFSNKVSELAEEEFHHPSILLEWGKVTVTWWSHSIKGLHKNDFICASRCDVFAVSE from the coding sequence ATGTTGAATGAACAAAAATGCGAAGCCTGCAGTATCGACGCGATTGCCCTAAGTAAAGACGAGCAACAATCTTTATTGTTGGAGTTGTCAGACTGGCAGGTCATCGAAAGAGACGGCATCCCACAGCTTGAGAAGGTGTTTAAGTTTAAGAACTACAAACAAGCGTGGGCATTCAGCAACAAAGTGTCAGAGTTGGCAGAAGAAGAGTTCCACCACCCTTCGATTTTATTGGAGTGGGGCAAAGTCACCGTCACCTGGTGGAGTCATTCAATCAAAGGCCTACACAAAAACGACTTCATCTGCGCCTCACGCTGTGATGTGTTTGCGGTGAGTGAATAG
- a CDS encoding DUF3283 family protein: protein MSINLSLLPPSEKNKIELDKQASFLVWKLKQAKCGPEAIVEEAMKLGDPEEKAWFDQSVEKYKRVMGVA from the coding sequence ATGTCTATCAACCTTTCACTCCTTCCACCCAGCGAGAAAAATAAAATCGAACTGGATAAGCAAGCATCGTTTCTTGTATGGAAACTGAAGCAAGCGAAATGTGGCCCTGAAGCCATTGTTGAAGAAGCAATGAAGCTAGGTGATCCAGAAGAAAAGGCTTGGTTTGATCAGTCTGTTGAAAAATACAAACGGGTAATGGGTGTCGCATAA
- a CDS encoding YebC/PmpR family DNA-binding transcriptional regulator, translating into MGRSFEVRKASMAKTAGAKIKVYSKYGKEIYVLAKNGSSDPDMNLPLKHLIAKAKKDQVPAHVIDKAIDKANGGGGEDFQPARYEGFGPGGTSVIVDCLTDNGNRTFQDVRQCFVKTGAKIGVEGTVSHMFAHQAVFQFAGEDDEIILETLMMEDVDVTDVELEDGVITVFAPTTEFFKTKTALHTAFPELTLDVEEITFVPQTTTPVAEEDSEKFQKFLDMLDDCDDVQQVYHNAEL; encoded by the coding sequence ATGGGAAGAAGTTTTGAAGTGCGCAAGGCCTCAATGGCGAAAACTGCAGGCGCAAAAATTAAAGTTTATTCTAAATACGGTAAAGAAATTTACGTACTGGCTAAGAACGGCAGCTCTGACCCAGACATGAACTTACCTCTTAAGCACCTGATTGCTAAAGCGAAGAAAGACCAAGTACCAGCTCACGTTATCGACAAAGCGATCGATAAAGCGAACGGCGGCGGCGGTGAAGACTTCCAACCAGCTCGTTACGAAGGTTTTGGCCCTGGTGGCACAAGCGTAATCGTTGACTGTCTAACTGACAACGGTAACCGTACTTTCCAAGACGTTCGCCAATGTTTCGTTAAAACTGGCGCGAAAATCGGTGTTGAAGGTACTGTTTCTCACATGTTCGCTCACCAAGCTGTATTCCAGTTTGCAGGCGAAGATGACGAGATCATCCTAGAAACGCTAATGATGGAAGACGTAGACGTGACTGACGTTGAGCTAGAAGACGGTGTTATCACTGTATTCGCTCCAACAACTGAGTTCTTCAAAACGAAGACAGCACTACACACTGCGTTCCCAGAGCTAACGCTAGACGTTGAGGAAATCACTTTCGTTCCTCAAACGACTACGCCAGTAGCTGAAGAAGATTCTGAGAAGTTCCAGAAGTTCTTAGACATGCTTGACGACTGTGATGACGTTCAGCAGGTTTACCACAACGCTGAGCTGTAA
- a CDS encoding DUF2798 domain-containing protein, whose translation MNNKQFWVTAILSSLTMATIMSGLISGYKMGFSHEWPPIWLQSFFLAWPCAIVLNLTVLPLIRKLSAWICRPRTLCVPEITER comes from the coding sequence ATGAACAACAAACAATTTTGGGTAACCGCGATTTTATCCTCCCTGACCATGGCGACTATCATGTCTGGGTTAATTTCTGGCTACAAAATGGGATTCAGCCACGAATGGCCGCCAATCTGGCTACAAAGTTTCTTTCTTGCTTGGCCGTGTGCCATCGTGCTCAACCTAACCGTGCTCCCTTTGATCAGAAAACTATCAGCATGGATTTGTCGTCCGAGAACGCTTTGTGTACCTGAGATAACGGAACGATGA
- a CDS encoding LysR family transcriptional regulator, with the protein MNSIFGNIDDLFLFCAVVEEGSLLSASKRLQLPVSTMSRRLTALEERLNIRLLEKKGRELVATKDGEEAFAALSSGMESIHQGFNSLLEERDAIQGKIKLAVPHNFYSGFLGSTVEQFLTKYPNVQLDLTLSQQQLIPQTDRDLLITFKISDMEGMIARPLFKAKHGFFASQEYLDSRETIEKPDDLELQDWINVDDVFDMPLYKSDRLEQMITIKPKFIVNDIHAVAAAAQKGLGLASLPFRHVSPEMNLIQVLPEYHRGDRQAYLVYKERKYQPKALTLLIDALIESVRSFHSDDLVK; encoded by the coding sequence ATGAATTCCATATTTGGAAACATTGATGATCTGTTCTTATTCTGTGCAGTGGTTGAAGAGGGCTCTTTGCTATCGGCCTCGAAACGGCTGCAACTGCCTGTGTCGACTATGTCGCGTCGGTTAACTGCATTGGAAGAGCGCCTCAATATCCGACTTCTAGAAAAGAAAGGTCGTGAGCTGGTGGCCACTAAAGACGGTGAGGAGGCCTTTGCTGCACTGAGCAGTGGCATGGAGTCTATCCATCAAGGCTTTAATAGCTTGTTGGAAGAGCGTGATGCTATCCAAGGTAAGATTAAGCTCGCAGTGCCTCATAACTTCTATAGTGGCTTTCTAGGGTCGACAGTAGAGCAATTCCTCACTAAATATCCGAACGTTCAGCTCGACCTAACCCTGAGCCAGCAACAGCTTATTCCGCAGACCGATCGTGACTTACTGATCACGTTTAAAATCTCAGACATGGAAGGCATGATTGCTCGTCCGCTTTTCAAGGCCAAACACGGATTTTTCGCGAGCCAAGAATATTTGGATTCGCGTGAAACAATAGAAAAGCCGGACGATCTGGAGCTGCAAGATTGGATTAATGTCGATGATGTATTTGATATGCCGCTCTACAAATCCGACCGCTTAGAGCAGATGATCACGATTAAACCCAAGTTCATCGTCAACGATATTCATGCGGTGGCGGCCGCGGCGCAAAAAGGCTTGGGGCTTGCTTCATTGCCTTTTCGTCATGTATCCCCTGAGATGAATCTGATTCAAGTGCTCCCTGAGTACCATCGGGGTGATCGCCAAGCGTATTTAGTGTACAAAGAAAGAAAATATCAGCCAAAGGCTTTGACCCTGCTTATTGATGCATTGATTGAGAGTGTTCGATCTTTTCATAGCGATGACTTGGTCAAATAA
- a CDS encoding NAD(P)-dependent oxidoreductase, translating to MKVSFIGLGVMGFPMAGHLVKAGFEVTVFNRTHSKALDWADKHQGKAAESVAECVAEADVVLVCVGNDDDVRSMTTSETGALAAMKPSAILVDHTTTSAVLSEELEVAAKQAGIRFMDAPVSGGQAGAENGVLTIMCGGEQALFNDLQPVFEAYGKSSVLMGKVGQGQRAKMVNQICIAGVLNGLSEGLVLAEKSGLDIPTLVDCLKNGAAGSWQMENRATTMAQDKFDFGFAIDWMIKDLGFCLDEAERQGIQLPLTEKTNNAYKALSAEGQGRMDTSVLMKAVVEETKK from the coding sequence ATGAAAGTAAGTTTTATCGGGCTAGGCGTTATGGGCTTCCCAATGGCAGGCCACCTAGTCAAAGCCGGTTTTGAAGTAACGGTATTTAACCGCACTCACAGCAAAGCGCTAGACTGGGCTGATAAACACCAAGGTAAAGCGGCAGAATCTGTGGCTGAGTGTGTCGCAGAAGCTGACGTGGTATTGGTTTGTGTGGGCAACGATGACGATGTACGCAGCATGACAACCAGCGAAACAGGCGCATTGGCAGCGATGAAGCCAAGCGCAATTCTTGTCGATCACACCACAACGTCGGCAGTTCTGTCTGAAGAGCTTGAAGTGGCTGCGAAGCAAGCCGGTATTCGCTTTATGGATGCACCAGTGTCAGGTGGTCAAGCGGGCGCAGAAAACGGCGTGTTAACTATCATGTGTGGCGGCGAACAAGCGCTTTTCAACGACCTTCAACCTGTATTCGAAGCTTACGGTAAGTCGTCGGTTCTGATGGGTAAAGTCGGCCAAGGCCAACGCGCAAAAATGGTTAATCAGATCTGCATTGCAGGTGTATTGAACGGCTTATCTGAAGGCTTGGTACTTGCTGAAAAATCAGGTTTGGATATCCCAACTCTGGTTGATTGCCTTAAAAACGGCGCTGCTGGTTCATGGCAGATGGAAAACCGCGCGACCACAATGGCGCAAGACAAGTTCGACTTCGGCTTCGCCATTGATTGGATGATCAAAGACTTAGGCTTCTGTCTAGATGAAGCAGAACGTCAAGGCATCCAACTTCCACTGACCGAAAAAACCAACAACGCCTACAAGGCACTGTCTGCTGAAGGACAAGGCCGCATGGATACCTCGGTATTGATGAAAGCCGTGGTTGAAGAGACGAAGAAGTAG
- a CDS encoding ankyrin repeat domain-containing protein: MKIVFLLSSVFFSLIFSLSLLAADDKLEEEYQSLVGLFFDAARIGNNEVIDAFVSQGFPVDQRNNQSYTALMVAAYQGNRETVRLLLDSGANACLQDKRGNTALMGALIKREISTAKDLYQAECSPELRNKAGLNLKEFAEIYGQSNVLKSLPTK, from the coding sequence ATGAAAATCGTATTTTTACTCAGCTCCGTTTTTTTCTCTTTGATCTTCTCGCTCAGCTTATTGGCTGCTGACGACAAACTGGAAGAGGAATACCAATCTCTGGTTGGGTTGTTCTTTGATGCCGCTCGTATTGGTAACAATGAAGTGATCGATGCATTTGTTTCTCAAGGTTTCCCCGTTGATCAACGCAATAACCAAAGTTATACCGCACTCATGGTCGCCGCTTATCAAGGAAACAGAGAAACCGTGAGGCTTTTACTCGATTCGGGTGCTAATGCATGCCTTCAAGACAAACGTGGAAACACCGCTTTGATGGGGGCATTGATTAAACGCGAAATCAGTACTGCGAAAGACTTGTACCAAGCGGAGTGTTCCCCAGAATTGCGTAATAAAGCAGGACTTAATTTGAAAGAATTTGCCGAAATCTATGGTCAATCCAATGTGCTGAAATCCCTTCCCACTAAATGA
- the sodC gene encoding superoxide dismutase family protein, with amino-acid sequence MNKTTWLAALALISSPVFAEVVNVEMIDLGSGQSTGTVMISSSEYGAVFTPVLKGLPAGTHGFHVHGNGSCESLTKDGKIILGGAAGGHYDPEKTGKHGFPWTDDNHLGDLPPLYVNAHGVADLPVMAPRVTLDDVKGRALMIHAGGDNHSDHPAKLGGGGARIVCGVIK; translated from the coding sequence ATGAACAAAACAACATGGCTTGCTGCACTTGCCCTTATCTCTTCTCCTGTTTTTGCTGAAGTAGTGAATGTTGAAATGATTGATCTTGGCTCGGGTCAGTCAACCGGAACTGTAATGATAAGCTCAAGTGAATACGGAGCTGTTTTTACGCCGGTATTGAAAGGTTTACCTGCTGGTACACATGGCTTCCATGTACACGGCAATGGTTCATGCGAAAGCCTCACCAAAGATGGCAAAATCATACTCGGTGGGGCTGCAGGCGGACATTATGACCCAGAGAAAACGGGTAAGCATGGTTTCCCTTGGACGGATGATAATCACCTTGGTGATTTACCACCGCTTTACGTCAATGCTCATGGTGTAGCTGATCTGCCAGTAATGGCACCAAGAGTGACATTAGATGACGTGAAAGGCAGAGCGTTGATGATTCACGCTGGCGGTGACAACCATTCTGACCATCCGGCTAAACTTGGCGGCGGTGGTGCGCGCATTGTATGTGGCGTGATTAAGTAA
- a CDS encoding nuclear transport factor 2 family protein yields the protein MSPLIEQTKHLYQIVDQKDVHALMALLHDDVSFHFSNAAPVVGKPAVEAVNAAFFGSIESMTHTFSGIYVNDDTVACEGQVDYVRLNGSAHAAKFATFLSFKQGLIHQYKIFADVSEL from the coding sequence ATGTCACCATTAATCGAACAGACAAAACATCTATATCAAATCGTCGACCAAAAGGATGTCCACGCCCTAATGGCACTACTGCATGATGACGTGTCGTTTCATTTTTCGAACGCCGCACCAGTAGTAGGAAAGCCAGCTGTCGAAGCGGTCAACGCAGCGTTCTTTGGATCAATTGAATCAATGACGCATACGTTTTCTGGGATCTACGTAAACGATGATACGGTTGCGTGTGAGGGACAGGTGGATTACGTGCGCCTAAATGGCAGCGCGCATGCCGCTAAGTTCGCGACTTTCTTATCTTTCAAGCAGGGGTTGATACATCAATATAAAATCTTTGCGGATGTCTCTGAATTGTAA
- a CDS encoding DMT family transporter: MKSLIKPITARRHINGIGRQFQSPLYVVSIGSLVAVNFALAKYAVTIGIPPVDVAIIPMAGAALLLMTLLVMRGQLNRTALVHYRYYLWAGLLGVAIPNLASTYALQSLNTSTFSVLVTLSPIFTLLFTLPFQGSSLTWRKVLGIMVGVVAALSVTLSPQMNTSSPWSALAIALLVPIFLAAGNVYRSRAFPSLANPIVLAAGMLTLQSMVWLPFTHAIDGEVIANGTGVLALMACLSALSYLLTFRFQRITDGLGFSQVGNVVTVVGVSIGITWYGEPLTLQLIAAVILLLISLYLFNHAKS, from the coding sequence ATGAAATCACTGATAAAACCGATAACGGCAAGAAGGCACATAAATGGTATCGGTCGGCAATTCCAGTCTCCGCTATACGTGGTCAGCATTGGCAGTCTTGTCGCCGTAAACTTTGCGTTAGCCAAATATGCTGTGACCATTGGCATTCCACCGGTTGATGTCGCGATAATACCGATGGCAGGTGCCGCTTTATTGTTGATGACGTTATTGGTTATGCGAGGTCAGCTCAACCGAACGGCATTGGTGCATTACCGTTATTATCTTTGGGCTGGTTTACTGGGCGTCGCAATCCCTAATCTGGCGTCAACTTATGCCCTACAATCTCTTAATACCAGTACATTCAGTGTACTCGTCACTTTGTCGCCCATTTTTACCTTGTTATTCACCTTACCTTTTCAAGGGTCCTCGTTAACCTGGCGAAAAGTACTTGGAATCATGGTTGGGGTCGTTGCCGCACTCTCTGTGACTTTGTCACCACAAATGAACACTTCATCCCCTTGGTCAGCACTAGCCATTGCGCTACTCGTACCCATATTTTTGGCCGCTGGCAATGTCTATCGCAGTCGCGCGTTCCCCTCTCTTGCCAATCCAATTGTTCTGGCCGCTGGCATGCTGACACTACAGAGCATGGTATGGCTTCCGTTTACTCATGCGATCGATGGTGAGGTCATTGCAAACGGAACTGGCGTACTTGCGCTGATGGCATGCTTATCGGCACTCAGCTATTTACTGACGTTTCGTTTTCAACGGATCACGGACGGGTTGGGCTTTAGCCAAGTGGGAAATGTGGTGACCGTCGTCGGCGTTTCCATTGGGATCACGTGGTATGGCGAGCCATTAACGCTGCAATTGATCGCCGCCGTAATACTGTTGTTGATAAGCCTGTACTTATTTAATCACGCTAAATCTTAA
- a CDS encoding LysR family transcriptional regulator gives MQHLDAIPYFLAVVKQSSFAGAARELGVSRSAVNKRVIQLESSLGVRLLHRTTRQVSLTESGEQFYDHLTKANYWLQKAEDAATSQQNQAIGTLRVSAPMSFGRLILAPLIPQFLKRYPHIHIDMTMDDGYVDIVEGGYDVAIRAGDLNDSSLVAKRLTSVRSVICASPTYFDENGLSIPTEICELSAHNALLYRHTSESAEWFFGHQDQVTSVVVKGNYRVNNSEALLCATMAGLGIARLPDFIANAPIQSGQLLPLLSNYLMPEKNVYALFPERDPMPLKLRLFIDFLAASLNCC, from the coding sequence ATGCAGCACTTAGACGCTATTCCTTATTTCCTTGCGGTCGTAAAACAATCGAGCTTTGCGGGTGCAGCGCGTGAACTGGGCGTGTCACGTTCGGCAGTCAACAAACGGGTGATCCAACTGGAGTCGAGCCTTGGAGTGCGTTTGCTGCATCGTACTACGCGCCAAGTATCGCTTACTGAATCTGGTGAGCAGTTTTATGATCACCTCACCAAAGCTAATTATTGGCTGCAAAAAGCTGAAGATGCAGCAACCAGTCAGCAAAATCAGGCAATTGGCACATTGCGGGTTAGTGCACCAATGTCTTTTGGTCGTCTGATATTGGCCCCTCTCATCCCACAATTTCTCAAACGTTATCCTCATATTCACATCGACATGACGATGGACGATGGTTACGTCGATATTGTCGAAGGAGGATATGACGTCGCGATTCGAGCTGGGGATTTAAATGACTCGAGTTTGGTGGCGAAGCGGTTAACCAGCGTCCGTAGCGTTATCTGCGCCTCGCCTACGTATTTTGATGAGAATGGTTTGTCGATCCCAACCGAGATCTGCGAACTGAGTGCACACAACGCTTTGCTCTATCGTCATACATCTGAGAGTGCCGAGTGGTTTTTTGGTCACCAAGATCAGGTGACCAGCGTTGTAGTGAAAGGCAATTACCGAGTCAACAACAGCGAAGCATTACTGTGTGCGACCATGGCAGGGCTTGGAATCGCTAGGCTTCCTGATTTTATCGCCAATGCACCCATTCAGTCGGGGCAATTGCTGCCCTTGCTATCTAACTATCTGATGCCAGAGAAAAATGTCTATGCATTGTTTCCTGAGCGAGATCCAATGCCACTCAAACTAAGATTGTTTATCGATTTCCTTGCAGCTTCGCTCAATTGCTGTTGA
- a CDS encoding ABC transporter ATP-binding protein, which produces MIEFKDIGKAYVTGGQRVDALNGVDGHIQRGEMVALCGPSGSGKSTLLNILGLLDMDYRGQINIDGQPYPTEQIAAARFRRQSLGFVFQRFNLVPVMTALENVAYPLMLSQCSKQEQQSRAQQMLERVGLGDYVHHRPDNLSGGQQQRVAIARALIHNPSLVIADEPTASLDSHTANLVIDIMKELGHEMGTTFIVATHDPRMAQRCDRVIELIDGQLAPQVATTEAISWAS; this is translated from the coding sequence ATGATTGAATTTAAAGATATCGGCAAAGCATATGTCACGGGCGGTCAACGTGTTGATGCACTAAACGGGGTCGACGGGCACATCCAGCGCGGTGAAATGGTGGCCTTGTGTGGGCCGTCTGGGTCAGGGAAAAGCACACTGTTGAACATTCTTGGTTTGTTGGATATGGACTATCGAGGGCAGATCAATATTGATGGCCAACCGTATCCAACCGAGCAAATCGCTGCTGCACGTTTTCGTCGTCAGTCGTTGGGTTTTGTGTTTCAACGCTTCAATCTCGTTCCTGTGATGACGGCGCTCGAGAACGTCGCTTATCCATTGATGTTGAGCCAATGTTCGAAACAAGAACAGCAGAGCAGAGCACAACAGATGCTGGAGCGCGTTGGGCTAGGAGACTACGTTCATCACCGCCCAGACAACCTTTCTGGCGGGCAACAGCAACGTGTCGCGATAGCCAGAGCGTTAATCCACAACCCAAGCTTGGTGATTGCCGATGAGCCGACCGCGAGCCTAGACAGCCACACTGCCAACCTTGTGATCGACATTATGAAAGAGCTTGGCCACGAAATGGGCACGACTTTTATCGTCGCAACGCACGACCCAAGAATGGCGCAGCGTTGTGATCGAGTGATTGAACTTATCGACGGTCAACTGGCGCCACAAGTTGCAACCACGGAGGCGATCTCATGGGCAAGTTAA